The Nocardioides pantholopis genome window below encodes:
- a CDS encoding GTPase, whose translation MGARVAALESAVGAATGRLDDRVLAPARTVTDRAAARLRLSADHTVVAIAGATGSGKSSTFNALTGLELSAVGVRRPTTSWATACVWGSDGAHELLEWLGIPARHQTTRDSMLDTRREDNALDGVVLLDLPDHDSTEVSHHLEVDRLVALADMMVWVLDPQKYADAAIHHRYLEPLRTHGEVMVVVLNHIDTVPPERRQAMVDDVRRLLEADGLPDVPVVAVSAREGIGLDDLRALIRRRVEEKRMSRARLQADVRAAAERVEEVSGTAAPRSLSDERVQRLEDGLAEAAGVPAVAEAVERSTRSRARRATGWPPVAWVSALRPDPLAKLGLDLGDEAATLGGRSGRGPEAASVQRSRVDSEVRSLLDDVTDGLAEPWAVAVRREPVAALGTLGDRLDESLRATDLGASRLPGWVQLVRVLQWLLLLAAVGGGVWALLDATGTVEDAPEVAGISVPLLLLGGGVLLGLVLWLVSAGLVRGAARRQAERAEVRLRESIAAVSSELVVTPVRTELAAYETCHRGLATALR comes from the coding sequence GTGGGTGCCCGGGTCGCCGCGCTGGAGTCCGCTGTCGGCGCCGCGACCGGCCGCCTCGACGACCGGGTTCTCGCGCCCGCCCGCACGGTCACCGACCGTGCCGCGGCGCGGCTGCGGCTCTCCGCCGACCACACGGTCGTCGCGATCGCCGGCGCGACCGGGTCGGGGAAGTCCTCCACCTTCAACGCCCTCACCGGCCTGGAGCTCTCCGCCGTCGGCGTCCGTCGGCCGACGACGTCGTGGGCGACCGCCTGCGTGTGGGGCTCCGACGGGGCCCACGAGCTCCTGGAGTGGCTCGGCATCCCGGCCCGCCACCAGACCACCCGCGACTCGATGCTCGACACCCGCCGCGAGGACAACGCCCTCGATGGCGTGGTCCTCCTCGACCTCCCCGACCACGACTCCACCGAGGTCTCCCACCACCTCGAGGTCGACCGGCTCGTCGCGCTGGCCGACATGATGGTCTGGGTCCTGGACCCGCAGAAGTACGCCGACGCGGCGATCCACCACCGCTACCTGGAGCCGCTGCGCACCCACGGCGAGGTCATGGTGGTCGTCCTCAACCACATCGACACGGTGCCGCCGGAGCGCCGCCAGGCGATGGTCGACGACGTGCGCCGCCTGCTCGAGGCCGACGGCCTCCCCGACGTGCCGGTCGTCGCGGTCAGCGCCCGGGAGGGCATCGGCCTCGACGACCTGCGGGCGCTGATCCGGCGCCGGGTCGAGGAGAAGCGGATGTCGCGCGCCCGGCTCCAGGCCGACGTGCGCGCCGCGGCGGAGCGGGTCGAGGAGGTCAGCGGTACGGCCGCGCCGCGCAGCCTCTCCGACGAGCGGGTCCAGCGCCTCGAGGACGGTCTCGCGGAGGCGGCGGGCGTGCCCGCCGTCGCCGAGGCGGTCGAGCGCTCGACGCGCAGCAGGGCTCGCCGGGCCACCGGCTGGCCGCCCGTGGCCTGGGTCTCCGCGCTGCGCCCCGACCCCCTCGCGAAGCTGGGCCTGGACCTCGGCGACGAGGCCGCCACCCTCGGCGGCCGCTCCGGCCGTGGGCCGGAGGCCGCCTCCGTCCAGCGGTCCCGGGTCGACAGCGAGGTCCGCTCGCTGCTCGACGACGTCACCGACGGGCTGGCCGAGCCCTGGGCGGTGGCGGTGCGCCGCGAGCCGGTCGCCGCGCTCGGCACCCTCGGCGACCGCCTCGACGAGTCGCTGCGCGCCACCGACCTGGGCGCCTCCCGGCTGCCCGGCTGGGTGCAGCTCGTGCGGGTGCTGCAGTGGCTGCTCCTGCTCGCCGCCGTCGGCGGCGGCGTGTGGGCGCTGCTGGACGCGACCGGCACGGTCGAGGACGCCCCGGAGGTCGCGGGCATCTCCGTGCCGCTGCTGCTCCTGGGCGGCGGTGTCCTCCTCGGTCTGGTGCTGTGGCTGGTCTCGGCCGGGCTGGTGCGCGGGGCCGCGCGCCGTCAGGCCGAGCGGGCCGAGGTGCGCCTGCGGGAGTCGATCGCGGCGGTGAGCTCCGAGCTGGTCGTCACGCCGGTGCGCACCGAGCTGGCCGCCTACGAGACCTGCCACCGGGGCCTGGCCACCGCGCTGCGCTGA
- a CDS encoding single-stranded DNA-binding protein — protein sequence MSDTLVTLQGWLGGDVTLRQAAGVPVASFRVACTPRRYQRSTDTWGDGPTQWYTVNVWRGLAENAARSLRRGDPVVLHGRLNLSVWVNAQGEEVTTFEVDAVHVGHDLSRGTSAFTRTPRPTREAADAAADGAGPSGQSASAAPGAAA from the coding sequence ATGTCCGACACCCTCGTCACTCTCCAGGGCTGGCTCGGCGGCGACGTGACCCTGAGGCAGGCGGCCGGCGTGCCGGTCGCCAGCTTCCGGGTCGCCTGCACGCCCCGGCGCTACCAGCGCAGCACCGACACCTGGGGTGACGGACCGACGCAGTGGTACACCGTCAACGTCTGGCGCGGGCTGGCCGAGAACGCCGCGCGCTCGCTGCGGCGCGGCGACCCGGTGGTGCTGCACGGCCGGCTCAACCTCAGCGTCTGGGTCAACGCCCAGGGGGAGGAGGTCACGACGTTCGAGGTCGACGCCGTCCACGTGGGCCACGACCTGAGCCGCGGCACCAGCGCGTTCACCCGCACCCCCCGACCGACGCGGGAGGCCGCGGACGCCGCCGCCGACGGCGCGGGGCCGTCGGGGCAGTCGGCGTCCGCGGCCCCCGGGGCCGCCGCCTGA
- a CDS encoding SigE family RNA polymerase sigma factor produces the protein MRPISPRDAQFSEFVVARSPQLYRNALLLTTSPDAAEDLVQTALAKVYAAWWRVRGAEDPVAYAHGVLIKAFLSERRRRSSTEVPVAETPDVAARDPDVAERLALMAALATLAPVDRAVVVLRHWEDRTVAQTADALGITEAAVKNRSLRALRSLRGVLEPRPAPVTTPEIAQRRTR, from the coding sequence GTGCGACCCATCTCCCCCAGGGATGCGCAGTTCTCGGAGTTCGTGGTGGCGCGCTCGCCGCAGCTCTACCGCAACGCGCTGCTCCTCACCACCTCGCCCGACGCGGCCGAGGACCTCGTCCAGACGGCGCTCGCCAAGGTGTACGCCGCCTGGTGGCGGGTCCGCGGCGCCGAGGACCCGGTCGCCTACGCCCACGGGGTGCTGATCAAGGCGTTCCTCTCCGAGCGGCGCCGGCGCAGCAGCACCGAGGTGCCCGTCGCCGAGACCCCCGACGTCGCCGCCCGGGACCCCGACGTCGCCGAGCGGCTCGCGCTGATGGCCGCCCTGGCCACGCTGGCCCCCGTCGACCGGGCAGTGGTCGTGCTGCGCCACTGGGAGGACCGCACGGTCGCCCAGACGGCCGACGCCCTGGGCATCACCGAGGCGGCGGTGAAGAACCGCAGCCTGCGCGCGCTCCGGTCGTTGCGGGGCGTGCTCGAGCCGCGCCCGGCCCCCGTCACCACCCCCGAGATCGCTCAGCGGAGGACCCGATGA